Proteins from one Ipomoea triloba cultivar NCNSP0323 chromosome 1, ASM357664v1 genomic window:
- the LOC116001537 gene encoding F-box protein SKIP24 translates to MSASELPDELWRRILETGIHLSNLSYRDLCCISITCRRLNRISGEDFLWYSLLSSDFPQPHHNDPSSASTSSKKKSLYKIRYERDRERKRLAHRRAVLRMESEVAEHRRKVQELELQLAEEKEKMKSAVVELSNLRRVRQASVALNVWQPDVIRGRQKQVVEQCNVPVDSRINSTEMELRLCRQQIEGFDKALRVEVRRLEAAKEKLASVKYHPLQDNNLAPSPLGTRKKKLKSSSNVS, encoded by the exons ATGTCGGCGTCGGAGTTACCGGACGAGCTATGGAGAAGAATTTTGGAAACCGGAATTCACCTCTCCAACTTGAGCTACAGGGACCTCTGCTGCATCTCAATCACTTGCCGGCGTCTCAACCGCATCTCCGGCGAGGATTTTCTCTGGTATTCTCTGCTTTCCTCGGATTTTCCCCAACCTCACCACAACGATCCTTCCTCCGCTTCTACCTCCAGTAAAAAGAAATCCCTTTACAAAATCAG ATATGAAAGGGATAGGGAGCGCAAGCGGTTAGCGCACAGAAGAGCTGTTTTGAGAATGGAGAGTGAAGTTGCTGAGCATCGGAGGAAGGTTCAGGAGTTAGAGCTTCAGTTGGCGGAGGAGAAAGAGAAGATGAAAAGCGCCGTTGTTGAGTTGTCGAATTTACGAAGGGTGAG GCAAGCATCAGTTGCACTAAATGTGTGGCAGCCAGATGTTATTCGAGGCAGGCAAAAACAGGTGGTTGAGCAGTGCAATGTACCGGTTGATTCTCGAATCAATTCCACTGAAATGGAACTCAGGCTTTGTAGGCAACAAATTGAAGGATTTGATAAGGCCCTG AGAGTTGAGGTTCGAAGGTTAGAAGCTGCAAAGGAAAAGTTGGCTTCGGTAAAATATCACCCCTTGCAAGACAATAACCTGGCACCCAGCCCACTTGGCACTagaaagaaaaagttgaaatcTTCATCAAAT GTTTCATAA
- the LOC116014488 gene encoding UPF0496 protein At3g19330-like, translating into MIPCFGQSSTTTNNHLRPSALDGYSVENTPQSGVQISPTVNLKRAYTLAVQTPSFGEIWTKIHQEIPSEQNVDVSEVNVIEEPLQLEEVLKPSREDIEEALCDIIIEDTFTQQVVNFFNHSEETARKCLLLSESVHRARHLYAPLHKLVDILPSECETVADSLSQDQCDSAFKVFLQFDKLDNPFPGIDSDSSFNDMHTSYFQLKEQLDLRIEHSRSKVHLLRHATKGSAICLLVAAVGVVTCAILIATPALIVLVATPAACPPCLPLKITKKESAHLVQLDDASRETFVLDNHLETLDCLVDPLHNSVEGFKRDVRFVLERSKDSYSIQEVLKQLRRKNHKFLDQLTRLEEHLCLCFAAINRARSILLNYLLIHQLHSS; encoded by the exons ATGATTCCTTGTTTTGGGCAGTCTTCAACAACAACCAATAATCATTTGAGGCCTTCGGCTTTAGATG GGTATTCTGTGGAGAACACCCCGCAATCTGGTGTACAAATCTCTCCTACTGTCAACCTCAAACGAGCTTATACTCTTGCTGTTCAGACCCCCTCCTTTGGTGAGATATGGACCAAGATTCACCAAGAAATCCCTTCTGAACAGAATGTGGACGTATCGGAAGTTAATGTCATTGAGGAACCTCTGCAATTAGAGGAAGTACTTAAACCAAGCCGGGAAGATATAGAAGAAGCACTTTGTGATATTATTATAGAGGACACTTTCACCCAGCAAGTTGTTAACTTCTTTAACCACAGTGAGGAGACTGCCCGGAAATGTCTGCTTCTCTCTGAAAGTGTGCACCGTGCTCGCCACTTGTATGCCCCGCTTCACAAACTTGTTGATATCCTTCCATCAGAGTGTGAGACCGTTGCGGATTCCCTTTCTCAAGATCAGTGCGATTCGGCTTTCAAAGTCTTTCTTCAATTCGACAAACTTGACAATCCATTCCCTGGCATAGACTCCGACAGCAGCTTCAATGATATGCACACTTCCTACTTCCAACTGAAGGAGCAACTTGACCTTCGTATAGAACATTCCCGCTCAAAGGTCCACCTTCTCCGTCATGCCACCAAAGGTTCCGCCATATGTTTGCTCGTAGCTGCTGTCGGAGTGGTCACATGTGCTATTCTCATAGCTACTCCCGCTCTCATTGTACTGGTTGCTACCCCGGCAGCATGCCCTCCTTGCCTTCCTTTGAAGATAACGAAGAAGGAATCAGCTCATCTCGTACAGCTTGATGATGCCTCAAGGGAAACTTTTGTCCTCGACAATCACCTCGAAACCCTTGATTGCCTGGTCGATCCTTTACATAATTCGGTGGAGGGGTTTAAGCGTGATGTTCGGTTCGTGCTTGAGAGAAGCAAGGACAGTTATAGTATTCAGGAGGTATTGAAGCAACTGCGAAGAAAGAATCACAAATTCCTTGACCAGCTGACTCGTCTTGAGGAGCATTTGTGCCTCTGTTTCGCTGCAATAAATCGGGCTAGATCTATCCTCCTTAATTATTTACTAATTCATCAACTTCATTCTTCATAG
- the LOC116016179 gene encoding 40S ribosomal protein S14, translating into MSRRKTREPKEENVTLGPAIREGELVFGVAHIFASFNDTFIHVTDLSGRETLVRITGGMKVKADRDESSPYAAMLAAQDVSQRCKELGITALHIKLRATGGNKTKTPGPGAQSALRALARSGMKIGRIEDVTPIPTDSTRRKGGRRGRRL; encoded by the exons TCGAGGAGAAAGACCAGGGAGCCCAAGGAGGAGAATGTCACTCTCGGACCAGCCATAAGAGAAGGGGAGTTGGTGTTCGGTGTTGCTCACATTTTTGCCTCATTCAATGATACGTTCATT cATGTTACGGATTTGTCTGGAAGAGAAACTCTTGTCCGTATTACTG GTGGCATGAAGGTCAAGGCTGACAGAGATGAATCTTCTCCTTATGCTGCTATGCTTGCAGCACAAGATGTGTCTCAGCGATGCAAG GAGCTTGGAATTACTGCACTTCACATCAAACTTCGTGCTACAGGAGGGAACAAAACAAAGACTCCTGGCCCGGGTGCCCAGTCTGCTCTGAGAGCCCTTGCTCGTTCAGGCATGAAAATTGGCCGCATAG AGGATGTCACACCAATTCCCACTGACAGTACTCGTAGAAAGGGTGGTAGAAGGGGAAGGAGGCTGTGA